One genomic region from Halobacteriovorax sp. HLS encodes:
- a CDS encoding N-acetyl sugar amidotransferase, translating to MANLYGLPDEVIFCKKCVMSNQRPTSSVEFKHTLDSKKGTMGFDNEGICDACRVNESKDKINWEQREAELVALLDKHRKNDGSYDCLVPGSGGKDSAYQAHILKYKYGMNPLTVTWPPILYTEYGLKNFRNWIDVGGFDNLSFNRNGKVMKLLTKLSILNILHPFQTFILGQKNLAPKLAAKYDIDLIFYGENEAEYGNPIADNTSSLRDKSYFSYSHLDEIYLGGVSIKELQEEHNVRLSDLQSFLPITEAELGKSKIDVHYLGYYLKWTPQEVYYYAVENTGFKARPFRTQGTYSKYNSIDDKIDDLHYYTTFIKFGLGRATYDASQEIRNNHITREEAQALIKKYDGEFPDRYFDEIMEYLDITPQQFHDTCDKFRSPHLWGKDSAGEWKLKHNVWNGGLND from the coding sequence ATGGCAAACTTATACGGCCTTCCTGATGAAGTAATTTTTTGTAAAAAATGTGTAATGTCCAACCAAAGACCTACTTCATCTGTAGAATTTAAACACACTCTAGACAGTAAAAAAGGAACTATGGGCTTCGATAACGAAGGTATATGCGATGCTTGTAGAGTTAATGAAAGCAAAGATAAAATCAATTGGGAACAAAGAGAAGCAGAGCTTGTTGCCCTACTAGATAAACATAGAAAAAATGATGGAAGCTATGACTGTCTCGTTCCGGGTAGTGGGGGAAAGGATAGTGCTTATCAAGCGCATATTCTAAAATATAAGTATGGAATGAATCCGCTTACAGTTACTTGGCCACCAATACTATACACGGAATACGGTCTTAAGAACTTTAGAAACTGGATTGATGTTGGAGGTTTCGACAATTTAAGCTTTAACAGAAATGGTAAAGTTATGAAGCTTCTAACTAAGCTTTCTATCCTTAATATATTACACCCATTTCAAACATTTATCCTAGGACAAAAAAACCTAGCTCCTAAGTTAGCTGCCAAATATGACATTGACCTTATTTTCTACGGCGAAAATGAAGCTGAGTATGGTAATCCTATCGCCGATAACACTTCATCGTTGAGAGATAAATCATATTTTAGCTACAGCCACCTTGATGAAATCTATCTTGGAGGAGTTTCAATTAAAGAGCTTCAAGAAGAACATAATGTTAGATTATCTGACTTACAATCTTTTCTTCCAATAACTGAAGCAGAACTAGGTAAATCTAAAATTGATGTTCACTATCTTGGTTATTACCTGAAATGGACTCCGCAAGAAGTATATTACTACGCTGTTGAAAACACTGGCTTTAAAGCTAGACCATTTAGAACTCAAGGTACTTATAGTAAGTACAATAGTATTGACGATAAGATTGATGACCTTCACTACTACACTACATTTATAAAATTTGGACTCGGTAGAGCAACATATGATGCTTCACAAGAAATTCGTAATAATCATATAACAAGAGAAGAAGCCCAGGCACTAATCAAAAAATATGATGGAGAATTTCCTGATAGATACTTTGATGAAATCATGGAGTACCTAGATATTACACCTCAACAGTTCCATGATACTTGCGACAAGTTTCGCTCTCCTCACCTTTGGGGTAAAGACTCCGCAGGAGAATGGAAACTTAAGCATAATGTGTGGAATGGTGGTTTAAATGACTAA
- the hisH gene encoding imidazole glycerol phosphate synthase subunit HisH: MKNVAIIDYSIGNLFSVQQACKEVGLNPFLVSTPKELKSADALILPGVGAFAQGMQNLVTSGLDEEIKSFIKTGKPFMGICLGMQLLLKSSAEFGESKGLGIIDGIVRKLPDNNKNLPVPKISWDEVNEKDISWDNTPLQGIKNKTDFYFVHSYYCDLSSTENELSYTTHGELNYCSSILKDNVFATQYHPEKSSKSGLQIYQNWKDLN; this comes from the coding sequence TTGAAAAATGTAGCAATTATTGACTATTCGATCGGTAACCTATTCAGCGTTCAACAAGCTTGCAAAGAGGTAGGATTAAATCCATTTCTTGTATCTACTCCTAAAGAACTAAAGTCCGCAGACGCACTAATACTTCCTGGAGTTGGTGCTTTTGCACAAGGAATGCAGAATTTAGTTACCTCTGGCCTTGATGAAGAGATTAAATCTTTTATCAAGACAGGTAAGCCTTTCATGGGAATTTGCTTAGGCATGCAACTACTTTTAAAGAGTAGTGCTGAATTTGGTGAATCTAAAGGTCTTGGTATCATAGATGGGATTGTTAGAAAGCTTCCAGACAATAACAAGAATCTTCCTGTACCTAAGATTTCTTGGGATGAAGTGAATGAAAAAGATATCAGTTGGGATAATACTCCATTACAAGGTATTAAGAACAAGACTGACTTCTATTTCGTACACTCGTACTACTGTGATTTAAGCTCAACCGAAAATGAGCTATCCTACACTACTCATGGAGAACTAAATTACTGTTCTTCAATTTTAAAAGACAATGTATTTGCAACTCAATACCATCCAGAAAAAAGTTCTAAAAGCGGACTTCAAATATATCAAAACTGGAAAGATTTAAACTAA
- the hisF gene encoding imidazole glycerol phosphate synthase subunit HisF, producing MRKIRIISRLDIKGPNLVKGIHLEGLRVLGDPQSFCEYYYNNEADEIFYMDCVASLFERNSLDEIITKTSQKTFIPITVGGGLRTIEDIRNVLQQGADKVCINTAAIKNPQFIRQASQLFGSSTIVVAIEAIKQENGAYFAFIDNGREETGKDIVAWAKEVESLGAGEIVITSVDREGTGEGFDIDLIKSVTDVVSIPVVAHGGGSSLEDTIQMIKETNVSAVAIASAFHYDTINNAKFINNVSTSEGNKNFINSGKRFSKINTFSILELKDALIKADIQCRRG from the coding sequence ATGAGAAAAATACGTATCATTTCGCGCTTAGACATTAAAGGGCCTAATCTTGTTAAAGGCATCCATCTCGAGGGATTAAGAGTGCTGGGCGACCCGCAGAGTTTTTGCGAATATTACTACAATAATGAAGCAGATGAAATATTCTACATGGACTGTGTCGCCAGTCTTTTTGAGAGAAATAGTTTAGATGAAATTATAACAAAAACTTCTCAGAAAACTTTTATTCCAATCACTGTTGGTGGTGGTTTAAGAACAATAGAAGATATACGAAATGTACTTCAGCAAGGTGCAGATAAAGTCTGTATTAATACTGCTGCAATTAAAAATCCTCAATTTATAAGACAAGCATCACAATTATTTGGTTCTTCAACAATTGTTGTAGCAATTGAAGCTATTAAACAAGAAAACGGTGCCTACTTTGCTTTTATAGATAATGGTAGAGAGGAAACAGGTAAAGATATTGTTGCATGGGCCAAAGAAGTTGAGTCCCTAGGTGCGGGAGAAATAGTAATTACTTCCGTCGATAGAGAAGGAACAGGAGAAGGTTTTGATATTGACCTTATTAAGTCTGTTACTGACGTTGTCTCAATTCCAGTTGTAGCACATGGAGGAGGGTCATCCCTTGAAGATACTATTCAAATGATCAAAGAAACAAACGTGAGTGCAGTTGCAATTGCATCTGCATTTCATTACGACACAATCAATAATGCAAAGTTTATAAATAATGTTTCCACATCAGAAGGAAATAAAAACTTTATAAATAGTGGTAAAAGATTTTCTAAGATTAATACATTTTCAATTTTAGAACTTAAAGATGCTTTAATCAAAGCAGACATACAGTGTAGACGAGGTTGA
- a CDS encoding Gfo/Idh/MocA family oxidoreductase — protein MKNIVIIGAGQLGSRHLQSIKSVDVEAFNIFVIDPSRDSLSVAKERSDQINNDIHKITFATSLKEIIAQDIYFCVVATTSNIRATVVRDLLEVCNVSNLLLEKILFNTESQYAEIGTLLKDRNVNCWVNCCMRMQSVYKRLTRELSKKKFTYNVTGSNFGNITNAIHYIDHACSISKSHTFLADLQSLEPNLIESKRVGFFEINGHIKCQFPDNSVINITCFPEGTLPVLIEINTEDSRFIFKENEDKYLESSTNTAWQWEEKELNLLYQSQLTANLVLDLLNNQNISLPRYEESKDIHLSLLIPLKEHLLKSKKQIETDFPFT, from the coding sequence ATGAAAAATATTGTAATAATTGGGGCAGGACAATTAGGGAGTAGACACCTTCAATCGATAAAGTCCGTTGACGTAGAAGCCTTCAATATCTTCGTCATAGACCCATCTCGAGACTCACTCAGCGTAGCCAAAGAAAGAAGTGACCAAATAAACAACGATATACACAAGATCACCTTTGCTACAAGTCTCAAAGAAATTATTGCTCAAGACATATATTTTTGTGTCGTAGCAACAACTAGTAATATCAGGGCCACAGTTGTTAGAGATCTCCTTGAAGTATGCAATGTCTCTAATTTATTACTAGAAAAAATATTATTTAACACTGAGTCACAATACGCCGAAATAGGAACTCTACTTAAAGATAGAAACGTTAACTGCTGGGTTAACTGCTGTATGAGAATGCAAAGTGTTTATAAGCGTTTGACTAGGGAATTATCAAAGAAGAAGTTTACATACAATGTTACAGGTTCAAACTTTGGAAATATTACAAATGCGATTCATTACATAGATCATGCTTGTAGTATATCAAAGTCACATACATTTTTAGCGGACCTTCAGTCGCTCGAGCCAAATTTAATCGAAAGTAAGAGAGTTGGTTTTTTTGAGATAAACGGACACATAAAATGTCAATTTCCAGATAATAGCGTTATAAATATCACATGCTTCCCAGAGGGGACATTACCAGTACTGATAGAGATTAATACAGAAGACTCAAGATTTATCTTCAAAGAAAATGAAGACAAGTATTTAGAATCATCAACTAACACGGCATGGCAATGGGAAGAAAAAGAGCTAAACCTTCTCTACCAAAGTCAATTAACTGCAAATTTAGTTCTTGATCTCCTTAACAACCAAAATATAAGCCTTCCACGATACGAAGAGTCAAAAGATATACATCTTTCTTTACTGATTCCCTTAAAAGAACATCTATTAAAAAGCAAAAAACAAATTGAAACTGATTTTCCCTTTACCTAA
- a CDS encoding kinase: protein MIISKTPFRLSFFGGGTDYNSWFEENGGLIIGSTFDQYNYITLRRLPPFFEHKTRIVYSKTEQVNCNSEIEHPSVRNCLKLTDINDGLEIHYDGDLPARSGIGSSSSFTCGMLNALHAYNHKMISKEELAKQAIHVEQVMNNESVGIQDQILTAYGGLNIIEMGPGNQYKVLPLILGNEFKRNFESHIMLAFSGQTRFSSDNASKQINEIKNGSINTQMKEIHSIAKEGLGLFQKERDFKDFGKLFDTTWKIKRGLTKIISNSYIDDAYEIAIKNGAYGGRLLGAGGGGFMMFIAPPEKHQQIKEALAKNIKVWVPFKFEYLGSHITLYNPQ from the coding sequence ATGATTATTTCAAAGACACCATTCAGACTATCTTTTTTTGGAGGTGGGACTGATTATAACTCTTGGTTTGAAGAGAATGGTGGCTTAATTATTGGCAGTACTTTCGACCAATATAATTACATTACCTTAAGAAGGTTACCCCCTTTCTTTGAACATAAGACTCGTATCGTTTACTCTAAAACTGAACAAGTTAACTGCAACTCTGAAATTGAACATCCCTCAGTAAGAAACTGTCTCAAGCTAACAGATATAAATGATGGATTAGAAATACACTATGATGGAGACTTACCAGCTAGAAGTGGTATTGGCTCGTCCTCTAGTTTCACATGTGGAATGCTCAATGCACTTCATGCATATAATCATAAAATGATTAGTAAGGAGGAGTTAGCGAAACAAGCAATACATGTTGAACAAGTAATGAATAACGAAAGTGTTGGTATTCAAGACCAAATACTAACAGCGTATGGTGGTTTAAACATTATAGAAATGGGACCAGGCAATCAATACAAAGTACTCCCACTAATTTTAGGGAACGAATTTAAAAGAAATTTTGAATCTCATATAATGTTAGCTTTTTCAGGACAAACAAGATTCTCGTCTGATAATGCATCAAAACAAATAAATGAAATTAAAAATGGATCGATAAACACTCAAATGAAAGAAATCCACTCTATTGCTAAAGAGGGTTTAGGGCTCTTTCAAAAAGAACGAGACTTCAAAGATTTTGGGAAACTATTTGATACAACCTGGAAAATAAAAAGAGGGCTTACAAAAATAATTTCTAACTCTTATATTGATGACGCATATGAGATCGCAATCAAGAATGGAGCGTACGGAGGAAGACTACTCGGCGCAGGAGGCGGTGGTTTCATGATGTTCATCGCACCTCCAGAAAAACATCAACAAATCAAAGAAGCTTTGGCAAAAAATATTAAAGTCTGGGTGCCATTCAAATTTGAATACCTCGGATCTCACATCACACTATATAACCCTCAATAA
- a CDS encoding NAD(P)-dependent oxidoreductase, with amino-acid sequence MKVLVTGGAGYIGSTLVPMLLDEGHQVTVIDNFMFKQNPLLDQCHKDNLTIINGDVRNEELMLSLIPGHDVLIPLACLVGAPLCNKDPMAAKAVNTDAIKFLYDNKSDNQMLIYPCTNSGYGIGEADIFCDESSPLKPISLYGKLKVETESYLLTKGEAVCFRFATVFGSSPRMRLDLLVNDFTYKAINDGYIILFESHFKRNYLHVRDAAKAFIHTINNYNQMKGNTYNVGLSTANLSKKELCDEIKKFVPNFMVSESEIGKDPDQRNYIVSNEKIEATGYKTDYSLQDGIKELQKAFSIIKRTEYANI; translated from the coding sequence ATGAAAGTTTTAGTTACTGGTGGTGCAGGTTATATTGGTTCAACTTTAGTACCTATGCTATTAGACGAGGGACACCAAGTTACAGTCATAGATAATTTCATGTTTAAGCAAAACCCTTTGCTTGATCAATGCCACAAAGATAACTTAACAATCATAAATGGAGATGTGAGAAACGAAGAGCTAATGCTGTCTCTTATTCCTGGTCATGATGTATTAATTCCTCTTGCTTGCCTAGTTGGAGCTCCACTTTGCAATAAAGACCCAATGGCAGCTAAAGCTGTAAATACGGACGCCATCAAGTTTTTGTATGATAATAAATCTGACAATCAAATGCTCATTTATCCATGTACAAACAGCGGCTACGGTATTGGAGAGGCAGATATCTTCTGTGATGAAAGCTCTCCCTTAAAACCAATTTCTCTTTATGGAAAACTAAAGGTAGAGACTGAATCATACTTACTTACTAAAGGTGAAGCTGTATGCTTTAGATTTGCGACCGTTTTCGGGTCTAGCCCTAGAATGAGGCTTGACCTTCTGGTTAATGATTTTACCTATAAAGCTATAAATGATGGATATATTATCTTGTTTGAATCTCATTTTAAGAGAAATTACCTACATGTTAGAGATGCTGCAAAAGCATTTATTCACACGATCAACAACTATAACCAGATGAAAGGGAATACTTATAATGTAGGTTTAAGCACTGCAAACTTAAGTAAGAAAGAGTTGTGCGATGAAATCAAAAAATTTGTTCCAAACTTTATGGTCTCTGAATCTGAAATAGGCAAAGACCCTGATCAGCGTAATTATATTGTTAGTAACGAGAAGATTGAAGCCACAGGCTATAAAACAGACTATTCCCTACAAGACGGCATCAAAGAACTTCAAAAAGCCTTCTCTATAATTAAAAGAACTGAGTACGCAAACATATAA
- a CDS encoding DegT/DnrJ/EryC1/StrS aminotransferase family protein: MINIPLMQENITRDDLDILVEYLKQDNPRLTAGSEVLAFEKEWSEWLGVKYSLFLNSGSSANILTMAAIKHLYGDGEIIVPSLTWVSDISSVMFAGLTPIFVDINPKNLAMCEKQVLSKITDKTKAVFITHILGFNGLSQDLLDELKKREILLIEDVCESHGATFNNKKLGSYGFASNFSFYFAHHMSTIEGGVVCTNDEKFYQTLRMLRSHGMVRELSSQEMKDSYINKYPDLNPEFIFSYPSYNMRSTELNAIIGRSQLKKLDANNDLRRTNCDLFYSLLDSEKYRTDFDLDGAVNYAFVLILKDKDDDLMKKVSNSLRDNMVEFRRGTSGGGNQLRQPYLREIMPPSYYEQFPETDHIHFYGMYIGNYPGLEVEKIKSLCELLNSL; this comes from the coding sequence ATGATTAATATTCCATTAATGCAAGAAAATATTACTAGAGACGATTTAGATATTCTTGTTGAGTATCTAAAGCAAGACAATCCAAGACTAACAGCAGGAAGTGAAGTTCTAGCTTTTGAGAAAGAATGGTCAGAATGGTTAGGGGTTAAGTATAGCTTGTTTTTGAACTCTGGTAGTTCGGCAAATATTCTAACAATGGCCGCAATAAAGCACCTCTACGGTGATGGTGAAATTATAGTACCTTCACTTACTTGGGTTTCTGATATTTCTTCAGTTATGTTTGCTGGTTTAACTCCAATCTTTGTTGATATTAATCCTAAGAACCTTGCAATGTGTGAGAAACAGGTATTGTCAAAAATTACTGATAAAACTAAAGCTGTTTTTATTACTCATATTCTAGGGTTTAATGGGCTTTCTCAAGACTTACTTGATGAATTAAAAAAGAGAGAGATTCTTTTAATAGAAGATGTTTGCGAGTCTCATGGAGCGACTTTCAACAATAAAAAGCTTGGTAGTTATGGATTTGCTTCTAATTTTTCATTTTATTTCGCACATCACATGAGTACGATTGAAGGCGGGGTAGTTTGTACAAATGATGAGAAGTTCTATCAAACTTTGAGAATGTTGCGCTCGCATGGAATGGTTCGAGAGCTAAGCTCTCAGGAAATGAAAGATAGCTATATTAATAAGTATCCAGACCTTAATCCTGAATTTATTTTCTCTTACCCTTCTTATAATATGAGAAGTACTGAGCTTAATGCAATTATCGGAAGAAGCCAGCTTAAGAAGCTTGATGCAAATAACGATTTAAGAAGAACAAATTGTGATTTATTTTATAGTCTTCTTGATTCTGAAAAGTATAGAACAGATTTCGATCTTGATGGTGCTGTGAACTATGCTTTTGTACTTATTTTGAAGGACAAAGATGATGATTTAATGAAAAAAGTTTCGAACTCGTTGCGAGATAATATGGTTGAGTTTAGAAGAGGAACTTCAGGGGGAGGGAATCAGCTGAGACAACCGTATTTGAGAGAGATAATGCCTCCGTCTTATTATGAGCAATTTCCTGAAACAGATCATATACATTTCTATGGAATGTATATTGGTAATTATCCAGGGCTTGAAGTTGAAAAAATTAAGAGCCTTTGTGAACTTTTAAACTCTCTATAG
- a CDS encoding transketolase, with translation MDYEYLKEKSKFVRVETLKIHQRVAETRVASSLSPIEIVVSLYYGGIIKFDPKDRFSDSRDRFIISKGHGSICMYPLLADLGFFDVSELENACKKGSFLGGIPDPVIPGYETVNGSLGHGPGVASGMAVALKSLNKKENVVVLTGDGELNEGSVWEAVMFASHHKLDNLTIIVDNNKTSMLNRSEQIVNLSPLSSRFEAFGWDTFEVQDGHSVQEVHSVLDKRIPERSGKPKVIIVNTVKGKGVPFLEKHHLCHILSVGSESIDEIIKDLE, from the coding sequence ATGGATTACGAATATTTAAAAGAAAAGTCTAAATTTGTCAGAGTGGAAACTCTTAAAATACATCAAAGAGTTGCCGAAACAAGAGTTGCTTCGTCCTTGTCTCCAATTGAGATTGTAGTGTCTCTCTACTACGGCGGTATAATTAAATTTGACCCTAAGGACCGCTTTTCTGACTCTAGAGATAGGTTTATAATCTCAAAAGGTCATGGTTCTATATGTATGTACCCACTTCTTGCTGATCTCGGATTTTTTGATGTTTCTGAATTAGAAAATGCTTGTAAGAAAGGAAGCTTCTTGGGAGGAATTCCAGATCCAGTTATCCCTGGCTATGAAACAGTTAATGGATCATTAGGTCATGGCCCTGGAGTTGCTTCTGGTATGGCGGTCGCACTGAAGTCCCTTAATAAAAAAGAGAATGTTGTTGTTCTTACTGGTGATGGAGAATTAAATGAAGGTTCGGTCTGGGAGGCCGTCATGTTCGCTTCACACCATAAGTTAGATAATCTAACTATCATTGTGGACAATAATAAAACATCAATGCTTAATAGATCAGAACAGATAGTTAACCTCTCACCACTTTCTAGTAGATTCGAAGCGTTCGGATGGGATACTTTTGAGGTTCAAGATGGTCACTCTGTACAAGAGGTACACTCCGTGCTGGACAAGCGTATCCCAGAGAGATCCGGAAAGCCAAAGGTTATTATTGTTAACACTGTAAAAGGAAAGGGTGTACCTTTTTTAGAGAAGCATCATTTATGCCACATTCTTTCTGTTGGAAGTGAGTCAATAGATGAAATTATAAAGGATTTAGAATGA
- a CDS encoding transketolase family protein, which produces MNKRAMRDVFLEELYQRMLIDKNIFFVCADFGSPVLDKIQADIPGRFINVGIAEQNLINVSVGMALEGYTVYAYAIAPFITMRCYEQIRVGVSVLSQVRPMNINIIGVGAGVSYTVSGPTHHCLEDLSIMNTLPNIDIFSPSDCSLVKSYFDYTVSFKHPKYIRFDAQPISDIEAEGFSSDGYRVVNEGDGESVLVSTGYMTHTALEIIKKKNVTLVDIYLVNSFDKNSLFQKLSSFNKILVLEEGIANKGGLVSEIHELFQDSEKNPKVKGIGFSKEYHFDVGSRAEVHSCAKIGFDNIIEILSN; this is translated from the coding sequence ATGAATAAAAGAGCAATGAGAGATGTATTTTTGGAAGAGTTGTATCAGAGAATGCTGATCGATAAAAATATATTCTTTGTTTGTGCAGACTTTGGTTCTCCTGTTCTTGATAAGATTCAAGCAGATATTCCAGGGCGATTCATAAATGTTGGAATAGCAGAGCAAAATTTAATAAATGTTTCAGTTGGAATGGCTCTAGAAGGATATACTGTCTATGCTTATGCAATTGCTCCGTTTATTACAATGAGGTGTTATGAGCAGATAAGGGTTGGTGTATCAGTTCTTTCTCAAGTTCGCCCAATGAATATAAATATTATTGGTGTTGGTGCAGGTGTTAGTTATACGGTCAGTGGGCCAACTCATCATTGCCTTGAGGACCTTTCTATAATGAATACTTTGCCGAATATTGATATTTTCTCACCAAGTGATTGCTCGTTAGTGAAAAGTTACTTTGATTATACTGTAAGCTTTAAACATCCTAAGTATATAAGATTTGATGCTCAACCAATTTCTGATATAGAAGCAGAAGGGTTTTCTTCTGATGGATATAGAGTTGTTAATGAGGGGGATGGTGAGAGTGTGTTAGTGTCAACTGGTTATATGACTCATACTGCTCTTGAAATCATAAAAAAGAAAAATGTTACTTTAGTGGATATATATTTAGTAAACAGTTTTGATAAGAATAGTCTTTTCCAGAAGCTATCTTCATTTAATAAGATTCTTGTTCTTGAAGAAGGTATTGCTAACAAAGGGGGACTTGTGAGTGAAATACATGAGTTATTTCAAGACAGTGAGAAAAACCCTAAGGTAAAAGGAATTGGCTTTTCTAAAGAATATCACTTCGATGTTGGAAGCCGCGCTGAAGTCCATTCATGTGCCAAAATAGGGTTTGATAACATTATTGAAATATTATCAAATTAA
- a CDS encoding TIGR00180 family glycosyltransferase, whose translation MKVAIAVPTLDRPDFIIRMLHFYINSNSNHPIHIGDSSSQENFQKVSKFIEKTSFPFKVFHHDCGKLNDSEAILYCLDNIEEKYSTFSGDDDFHFPESLSACAEFLENNNDYATCHGKGVTFETGKEAKGKLLGISKYNMGQVEDENPLDRLTNFTSNYYVPLFSVHRNDEFKNSFRLTTPLPDRGLREVLPNILAIVSGKSKKLELTSVARNTHYQRFILPDYDTIMKQEAWRQSYDLLCGITADKISEHFPGKTSNMFLKPVELAVLQYIENAKKRSVQKKERTRLAKTLIAGVKLMFPKVWSLKLNSTDKSIYKKLTAVIEN comes from the coding sequence ATGAAAGTTGCCATTGCAGTCCCAACACTAGACAGACCTGATTTCATTATCAGAATGCTTCATTTTTATATTAATAGTAATTCAAATCATCCTATTCATATAGGAGATTCAAGTTCACAAGAAAACTTCCAGAAGGTTTCTAAATTTATAGAAAAAACATCTTTTCCCTTTAAGGTTTTTCACCACGACTGTGGAAAACTAAATGATTCAGAAGCAATTTTGTACTGTCTAGACAATATTGAAGAAAAATATAGTACATTTTCAGGAGATGATGATTTTCACTTTCCTGAGTCATTATCAGCTTGTGCAGAGTTTCTTGAAAACAATAATGATTATGCAACTTGCCACGGAAAAGGAGTTACTTTTGAAACAGGTAAAGAGGCAAAAGGAAAGCTTCTCGGTATTTCAAAATACAATATGGGTCAAGTTGAAGATGAAAATCCACTCGACAGACTAACAAACTTCACATCCAATTACTACGTTCCACTATTTTCTGTTCACAGAAATGACGAATTTAAAAACTCCTTTCGCTTAACAACTCCACTTCCGGATAGAGGCCTAAGAGAAGTACTACCTAATATATTAGCAATCGTAAGTGGCAAATCGAAAAAATTAGAACTAACAAGTGTCGCAAGAAATACTCATTATCAAAGGTTTATCTTGCCAGACTATGACACGATAATGAAACAAGAGGCGTGGCGACAAAGCTACGATTTGCTATGTGGCATTACGGCAGATAAAATATCTGAACATTTCCCTGGCAAAACCTCTAATATGTTTTTAAAACCTGTAGAGCTTGCTGTTCTTCAATATATTGAAAATGCAAAGAAAAGATCTGTACAAAAAAAAGAAAGAACAAGATTAGCAAAGACCCTCATAGCAGGAGTAAAGCTAATGTTTCCAAAAGTATGGAGCTTAAAACTAAACTCCACAGACAAGAGCATTTATAAAAAACTAACTGCCGTTATAGAAAATTAA